The Acetobacter oryzifermentans genomic interval CGAAGCCGCACCAATGTCCACGCCAACAGAATGCCTAACGGTAAATCAAGCAAAGCTGCAAAAAGCGCACAACCAAAGCTAACACGAAAGGCGGCAAATACCCGGGTATCATGCAGGGTTTGCAAGATAGCCGTTGTACCATCCTGCCAAGGGCGTACTATAAGGGCCAACAAAGGCAGAATAACAAGCAATCCTACCCATAAAAGCGTGATGCCAAAGGTAAGCGGAAAGCCGGGTAGAGTATGGCGGCGCAGAAAAAACATGGGCAAGCAGATAAATCCATCGTGGAGGCGCGTTATACATATGATTTGTTTTGAAAATGGAATATGCCATGCAGCATACTCTAGGGGTCAAACCATGCTGGGTCTTCAGAGCCTTTCCTTACGCTGAATGTTATTAAAACCTATCCTATCGCAGGAAATAACAAAATACGAAAAATATACGTGCTAAGGATTTTCCGCGATTCTTTAGGGGAATGCTCAGTGAGCTAAAAATTTTTCTAAGCAGAGAAATTTTATTAGTGCATTGATTAAAAAGAAAAAATTAACATGCAAAATTTTTTGTTGTTAAAAAAAATAACCATTTTTTATGGTTTATTATTGCGTAGTTGTGTGTTTGCACATAATGTCTTTTCAAGCTACAACGCGGCAGAATCACAAAGGGTGATATGCATGTATCCGGTTTGTTTACGAATGTGCTGTGCGGTTCGATGTCGTGCAGCCAAGGTGTCTGAAGATACACCTGTTTTCTTTTTCTGATCTGGCCGGATAATCAGTTTGCCGGCTGGGTGTTTCTTTATCCAGAGGCATTAAAATGCTGGAATCTCAGATTGTCGAAGTAAACGGTACTTTTTTGGGTACTGTTATTTTAGAAGCAGACCGTTCTACGCGTCGTTTTTATGCGGCGCATGAAAGCGTAAAATCTTTACATAACAGCAGATTTACGCAGGCAGATAATCCAATATTGTCTGTTACATGTGTGTTTCGCCGTGTAGGCCAAGGGCGGGGTGGAATGCGCGCCTAAAAACAGGTTTTCGTGTATTGCAACAGCCAAGCCTATCTATTGTGTGTATGCAGAAATAAAAACCTTTCCAAACAGTGTTTTATGTTTTGACAGGAAGGGATACTGCAAGCTAAATAGTTCTTGGTTCGAAATAATATACGTAAAATTTTATTCAAGTAAAGTAACAAGTATTTCCCGTGTGGGATAAAAACAACCAAAAGGTTGTTGGGGGCGCTTAATGACTGGTTCCGTTCGCTCTGGTTTTTTGCTGACAACAGCCATATCTGGTCTGTTTTTTCCATGCGTATTGCATGCAGAAACATCGGAGTCTGAAGTTGCAGCCTTGCGGCGTGAAATGGCCATGATGCGCCGTGATATGCAGGGTGAAATTCATCGCTTGCAAATGCGTGTTGCGCGCTATGAGCATGTTGCGCAGGGTAAGGGAAATACCGCCAAGGTGGCATCTGGTGCTTCGCATCCACATCTTGTGGCGGCTGGGCCAGAAGAGCCCCAGCCAGTATTTGCAGAAGAACCTTCTCATCCTGTGCATCATGGCCCCCGCACAGGTTCGGAAGCGCATCCTGCTTTGCCGGAAGGCCCAGTTGCTTCTTGGGCGGAGTTTAAGGCGGCTTCTGCAAAGGAAGAAACGGTCCATATTGGTGGCATTCAAGTTGGTTTTCCAAAAGGACGCCCAACTATTGCTTCGGATGATAAAGCCTACGCATTTTCCATTGGCTTGTTAGCTCAGGAAGATGTGGGTGGGTTTTTTGGAATGTCTCCACGAAATGGAGAAACCAAAGGGAATTTCAATTCATTAACACAAAATGCGCGTCGTCTGCGGCTCTATCTTTCATGGCGGTATAAAGACTGGGTTGTGAACGTAACGCCAGATTTTGGGTCCAGCAGTGTTGATGGAACAGTGGGCTTGTTTGAAGCAAACCTAAACTACACAGGATTGCGGAACACAACGCTTACAGTTGGGTATTTTCAGCCGCGTATGGAAGAAGAAAGTGCGGAGCGTTCAGGCGCTTTCGAATTTTTGGAACGTCCAACTATTGTGGATCTGGTACGTAACCTTGCTGGTGGTGTGGCACGCTTTAGTGTTGGTGGTGAGCATTACGAAAAACGCTGGCTTGTTTCGGGCTATTTCACGGGGCAGAAGTTTGGGGATCGCTCCAAGGATACCACAATTGTTGATAGTCAGACAGGCGCAGTTATCCGTGCAGCGGGTCGTCCTTATGTCTCAAAGGATATAGATGTGCATGTGGGAGCTGGAGCAACTTCTGTATTCAAGGTTAATGAAAATAGCAGTGGACGCCAGTTGAAATTGTCAGACAACATGGAAGTGCCTTTGGGGGAAACCAGTTTGCTAACATCAGGAGCCCTTACGGATGTTGCGCAAATCTGGGCCGCTGGGCCACAGTTGGCTTTGCGTTGGAAGCGCTTTTTGCTGAAAGGTGAATATTATCATATTGGCGTACAGCGTGACCATCAGGCGCAAACTGTTCATTTACCGTCTTTGGGTTTTGATGGTTGGTATGTGGCGGCAAACTATACAATTTTGGGAACACCAAGATCTTATAGTGAGAAAACGGCAGCATTTACTACACCCGGCGTAACGTATGACTTTGATCCGGCAACCGGCCACTGGGGCGCGCTGGAAGTTAGCGGGCGTTGGAGTGTAACAGACTTGTACGGTACGGAAAATCAAGGCGGAGCAGGTATTAACGGAAACCAGCAAACAGTCTGGCAGGGTGGATTTAACTGGTACCCTAATAGGCATATCAAGGTGATGTTGGATTACGCACACTTTATTGTATCACGCTCCAAGGGCGTATCTGGTGGCGTTAATCTGTTTGGGCGCGATGGAAATGCAGTTGTTGGCCGCGTGCAGGCGGCATTCTGAAAAACTGGTTTGAAGGTCTCATAATCATGAAAAATACAACCTTTTCTTTTTCTCGTCGTCACTTGCTTGTTGGGGCTGCTGCTTTAGGGGGTGGTGCCTTCTTGGGTGTACATGCAAAACAGGCGCAGGCTGCTTCTTTTAACCTTCTGAATGTATCCTACGATCCAACGCGTGAATTATATGCTGAAGTGGACAAGGCTTTTGCAAATACGTGGCATCAGACACATCCAGAAGATAATGTAACTGTAAAAACAGCACATGGGGGATCTGGCGCGCAGGCGCGTTCTGTTCTGGAAGGTGTGCCAGCAGATGTGGTCACATTAGGTTTAGCCTATGATATTGATTTGCTTGCACAAAAAGGCCTGATTGCTACAGATTGGCAAACACGTTTGCCGCATAATTCTACGCCTTATACCAGCACAATTGTTTTTCTTGTGCGCAAGGGAAATCCGAAAAACATTAAGGATTGGCCAGATCTTGTGCGTGATGGTGTGCAGGTTATTACCCCCAACCCTAAAACTTCTGGGGGAGCACGTTGGAATTATCTGGCTGCATGGGGATGGGCGTTGCATCAGAATAATGGTTCAGAAGATGCAGCAAAAACTTATCTCAAAAGCTTATTCAAGCATGTTCCCGTTTTGGATACTGGAGCACGTGGCGCAACAAACAGTTTCGTACAACGCCATTTAGGTGATGTTTTGCTTGCGTGGGAAGATGAAGCATTGATGGCAGCACGTGATATCGGGCCAGATCAGTTTGATATTGTCGTACCCTCACA includes:
- a CDS encoding OprO/OprP family phosphate-selective porin — its product is MTGSVRSGFLLTTAISGLFFPCVLHAETSESEVAALRREMAMMRRDMQGEIHRLQMRVARYEHVAQGKGNTAKVASGASHPHLVAAGPEEPQPVFAEEPSHPVHHGPRTGSEAHPALPEGPVASWAEFKAASAKEETVHIGGIQVGFPKGRPTIASDDKAYAFSIGLLAQEDVGGFFGMSPRNGETKGNFNSLTQNARRLRLYLSWRYKDWVVNVTPDFGSSSVDGTVGLFEANLNYTGLRNTTLTVGYFQPRMEEESAERSGAFEFLERPTIVDLVRNLAGGVARFSVGGEHYEKRWLVSGYFTGQKFGDRSKDTTIVDSQTGAVIRAAGRPYVSKDIDVHVGAGATSVFKVNENSSGRQLKLSDNMEVPLGETSLLTSGALTDVAQIWAAGPQLALRWKRFLLKGEYYHIGVQRDHQAQTVHLPSLGFDGWYVAANYTILGTPRSYSEKTAAFTTPGVTYDFDPATGHWGALEVSGRWSVTDLYGTENQGGAGINGNQQTVWQGGFNWYPNRHIKVMLDYAHFIVSRSKGVSGGVNLFGRDGNAVVGRVQAAF
- a CDS encoding sulfate ABC transporter substrate-binding protein; this translates as MKNTTFSFSRRHLLVGAAALGGGAFLGVHAKQAQAASFNLLNVSYDPTRELYAEVDKAFANTWHQTHPEDNVTVKTAHGGSGAQARSVLEGVPADVVTLGLAYDIDLLAQKGLIATDWQTRLPHNSTPYTSTIVFLVRKGNPKNIKDWPDLVRDGVQVITPNPKTSGGARWNYLAAWGWALHQNNGSEDAAKTYLKSLFKHVPVLDTGARGATNSFVQRHLGDVLLAWEDEALMAARDIGPDQFDIVVPSQTILAEPPVSLVDKNVKAHGTEAVAKAYLEFLFSPEGQKIGAKHYFRPVDPAVLADYGQVFPKVETFDVASLGGWTKLQKDHFSNGGIFDSLYR